A section of the Marinoscillum sp. 108 genome encodes:
- a CDS encoding TonB-dependent receptor — protein MMKKNRLSAILGLLCLVSSAIGSAQPQHTISGYIKDASNGEALIGATAYVSEIANGAVSNAYGFYALTLPKGTYHVSFRYMGYTDIHKEIELTGDLRLNLELHAGEAQLEAVVVTGEALDENVQSIEMSTAVMDIKSIEKMPAFAGEVDIIKSIQLLPGVSTVGEGASGFNVRGGSVGQNLVLLDEAPVYQSSHMFGFFSVFNPDAVKDVKLYKGGIPAKYGGRLSSILDIRMKEGNNKTYDVTGGIGTVFSRLAVEGPLKKDKSSFIIAARRSYADVVARTFTDALEDDTGLYFYDLTAKTNFNINEKNRVYVSGYFGRDVFRLDEFQGFDWGNRTATVRWNHLYGSKLFSNITAFYSNYDYGFQLGESDLDKYDWKSEISTYNFKPEFTWFINAGNELTFGGEAILYQFEPANAITVSDGVTADISLDHRKALETSLYLGNDQQLTDRLTLQYGLRFSRFDYMGGTAYQYGDTLPGMERPLIAVEEKSDWESIKTFGNLEPRASFRYQLSKVTSVKGSYNRMNQYIHLISNTTAATPIDIWQPSSNNTRPQQGDQVALGYFRNFQSNTYETSAEVYYKWSHNQVDYIDGADLFINEFLESQLLSGRGRAYGLELYAKKNTGKLTGWVSYTLGKSELKVDGINYGYRKDRVGSWYPTKFDQRHNLKVAAFYDLSKKVSFSSNFSFISGTPTTFPTDRIMIQEYVIPYIDGNKRNNFRIPAYHRLDLAMTINNVWRGKKGRSGEDNLVVSVYNVYARKNPFSIYFSQGRERQSAEQPIATSANQLSMLGTLIPAISYNFKF, from the coding sequence ATGATGAAAAAAAATCGACTCAGTGCGATACTGGGATTACTATGTCTTGTCAGTAGCGCAATCGGCTCAGCTCAGCCACAGCACACCATTAGTGGTTATATCAAAGATGCCAGCAATGGCGAGGCGCTGATAGGGGCGACCGCATACGTGAGTGAAATCGCTAACGGAGCTGTTTCCAATGCCTATGGATTCTATGCCCTAACATTACCTAAAGGAACCTATCATGTCAGTTTCAGGTACATGGGCTATACGGATATACACAAAGAGATAGAACTGACCGGGGATCTCCGACTGAATCTGGAGCTTCATGCAGGAGAGGCACAGCTGGAGGCGGTGGTGGTGACTGGTGAGGCTTTAGATGAGAATGTGCAAAGCATTGAAATGAGCACTGCGGTGATGGATATTAAATCCATAGAAAAGATGCCTGCATTTGCCGGAGAAGTGGATATCATCAAGAGCATTCAGTTGCTTCCCGGAGTATCCACGGTCGGCGAGGGTGCATCTGGATTCAATGTAAGGGGAGGAAGTGTGGGCCAAAACCTGGTGCTGCTGGATGAAGCTCCGGTGTATCAGTCATCGCACATGTTTGGCTTTTTCTCGGTATTCAATCCAGATGCGGTCAAGGATGTGAAGCTGTACAAAGGAGGTATTCCCGCCAAATATGGAGGTCGCCTTTCATCCATACTGGATATCCGCATGAAAGAAGGTAACAACAAGACCTATGATGTGACTGGCGGTATTGGCACTGTTTTCAGTCGCCTCGCGGTGGAAGGGCCGCTTAAGAAGGACAAGTCTTCTTTCATCATCGCTGCCCGGCGCTCGTATGCAGATGTGGTGGCCAGAACTTTCACTGATGCTCTGGAGGACGATACCGGATTGTATTTTTATGACCTCACTGCGAAGACCAACTTCAATATCAATGAGAAAAACAGGGTTTACGTGTCAGGGTATTTTGGCAGAGATGTATTTCGGTTGGATGAATTTCAGGGGTTTGACTGGGGAAATCGAACAGCCACAGTCCGGTGGAATCACCTGTATGGGAGCAAACTCTTCTCAAACATCACAGCGTTTTATAGCAACTACGACTATGGTTTTCAGCTGGGAGAAAGCGACCTGGATAAGTATGACTGGAAGTCGGAGATCAGCACCTATAATTTCAAACCGGAATTTACCTGGTTTATCAATGCGGGCAATGAGCTCACGTTCGGAGGGGAAGCCATTCTCTACCAGTTTGAGCCAGCCAATGCCATCACCGTGAGTGATGGAGTGACTGCAGACATCAGCCTGGACCACCGCAAAGCCCTGGAGACCTCCCTTTATTTGGGAAACGACCAGCAGCTCACGGATCGTCTGACACTCCAATACGGGTTGCGGTTCAGCAGATTTGACTACATGGGCGGCACCGCTTATCAATATGGCGATACCCTCCCGGGGATGGAAAGGCCCCTGATTGCTGTGGAAGAAAAGAGCGATTGGGAAAGCATCAAAACTTTTGGCAACCTCGAGCCCCGGGCTTCATTCAGGTACCAGCTTTCTAAAGTGACCTCCGTCAAGGGTAGCTATAACAGGATGAATCAGTACATACACCTGATCTCGAATACCACAGCAGCTACCCCCATAGATATCTGGCAGCCCTCCAGCAATAATACCCGCCCCCAGCAGGGTGATCAGGTGGCACTTGGGTATTTCAGGAATTTTCAGTCCAATACCTATGAAACCTCCGCAGAGGTCTATTACAAGTGGAGTCATAACCAGGTAGACTACATCGATGGAGCGGATCTTTTCATCAATGAGTTTCTGGAATCGCAGTTACTCTCTGGCAGAGGCAGGGCTTACGGACTGGAGCTATATGCCAAAAAGAATACCGGAAAGCTGACGGGCTGGGTAAGCTATACGCTTGGTAAATCAGAGCTGAAAGTGGATGGCATCAACTATGGCTATCGCAAAGACCGGGTGGGAAGCTGGTATCCGACCAAGTTTGATCAGCGACATAACCTCAAAGTGGCGGCTTTTTATGACTTGAGTAAGAAGGTATCATTCTCCTCAAATTTCAGTTTCATTTCGGGTACACCAACGACCTTTCCTACAGACAGGATCATGATTCAGGAGTATGTGATTCCATACATCGATGGCAACAAGCGTAACAACTTCCGTATTCCGGCCTACCACCGACTGGACCTGGCCATGACCATCAACAATGTGTGGAGAGGTAAGAAGGGCCGTTCTGGTGAGGATAATCTGGTGGTTTCCGTGTACAATGTCTATGCGCGCAAGAACCCATTCAGCATTTACTTTTCTCAGGGCCGTGAGCGCCAATCAGCGGAGCAGCCCATAGCTACTTCTGCCAACCAACTCTCCATGCTCGGTACGTTGATTCCTGCCATTTCTTACAATTTCAAATTTTGA
- a CDS encoding DUF4249 domain-containing protein: protein MKNIFLTLATVFAFACETEITPKLNAPAEIIVVDAWVNQKMEPQKIRITRSQPYFEQSIPKKIPGAHVVIEDLNSGEIYEFQEEAESYFWYPTDQPFGKVGHQYKLTVTVDDQEFEAFSLMGRVPPIDSIIFHYNPKDMIVKKEYYTAEFVASDPAGAGDAYWIKAWKNGAFLGNPGELNMAYDAGFSAGQPVDGQEFIIPIRKDFMNPYDPHPEKANELLPPYEVGDSLYVEIHSLDHLAFDFLYGLYFQIARPGGFAELFSMPLANTSTNIYPVGDEDTPVTGFFNTSAVSSRGLKLSEELAKASMKEH, encoded by the coding sequence ATGAAAAATATATTCCTTACTCTCGCCACGGTTTTCGCTTTTGCCTGCGAAACCGAAATCACTCCGAAGCTCAATGCTCCGGCCGAAATCATCGTAGTGGATGCCTGGGTCAATCAAAAAATGGAACCTCAGAAAATAAGAATTACCAGGTCTCAGCCCTATTTTGAGCAATCCATTCCTAAGAAGATCCCGGGTGCTCATGTGGTGATAGAAGATCTTAATTCGGGTGAAATCTATGAATTTCAGGAGGAAGCTGAGTCATACTTTTGGTACCCCACTGACCAACCGTTCGGAAAGGTGGGACATCAGTACAAGCTCACGGTGACCGTAGATGATCAGGAGTTTGAGGCCTTTTCACTGATGGGCAGGGTGCCGCCAATAGACTCCATTATTTTCCATTACAACCCCAAGGATATGATCGTGAAGAAGGAGTATTATACTGCGGAGTTTGTGGCTTCAGATCCTGCAGGAGCGGGGGATGCCTACTGGATCAAGGCATGGAAAAACGGGGCCTTTCTGGGCAATCCCGGTGAACTCAATATGGCTTATGATGCTGGCTTTTCGGCTGGTCAACCTGTAGATGGCCAGGAGTTTATCATTCCCATTCGCAAGGATTTTATGAACCCATACGATCCCCATCCTGAGAAAGCCAATGAGCTCCTGCCACCCTACGAGGTGGGAGATTCTCTCTACGTGGAGATTCACTCGCTGGATCACCTGGCCTTTGATTTTCTCTATGGGCTCTATTTTCAGATAGCGAGACCCGGTGGCTTTGCTGAGTTGTTTTCAATGCCTCTGGCGAATACCTCCACCAATATCTATCCGGTGGGTGATGAAGATACTCCGGTTACCGGCTTCTTCAACACTTCAGCCGTCAGCAGCAGGGGCTTAAAGCTCTCAGAAGAACTGGCGAAAGCATCAATGAAAGAGCACTAA
- a CDS encoding DUF6567 family protein, whose translation MNLSVPIILLVILSSCGASNAFILNQNQNATQVHLASGNYRVVDKVRGSADVSYVLVFGGMKKKQLFANAYADLMNNADLTTGSRALVNMVSEEHIGGVPPFFYKRTVTVSANIIEFDKTSSGR comes from the coding sequence ATGAATCTTTCCGTTCCAATTATCCTTTTGGTGATTCTCAGCTCCTGCGGAGCGAGCAATGCCTTCATTCTCAATCAAAATCAAAATGCGACTCAGGTGCATCTGGCCAGTGGCAATTACCGCGTAGTGGACAAGGTGCGAGGTAGTGCCGACGTGTCGTATGTGCTGGTTTTTGGAGGAATGAAAAAGAAACAACTCTTTGCCAATGCCTACGCAGACTTGATGAACAATGCAGACCTGACTACAGGGTCCCGAGCACTGGTGAACATGGTCTCAGAAGAACATATAGGGGGCGTGCCTCCATTCTTTTACAAACGCACGGTCACTGTGAGCGCCAACATCATTGAGTTTGACAAAACCAGCTCAGGAAGATAG
- a CDS encoding DUF2306 domain-containing protein, with amino-acid sequence MSMITQPTLVRDHSLKLLSGSAKVWFLFAVAGQLIFVFHILHFYGGATIKGDLAVWNEILYHGIITGDTMGNVALGIHLLLAAIITLGGPIQLTPWVQKHMRRFHRRNGRVYVVTAIVISLSGLYMIFGRGAVGGPVMGAGNTLNALMIMVCAVMTMYFAMMGKLDVHRHWALRLYLVVSGVWFFRVGFGLWILIHQGAPGHTDTFDGPFDIFLAFGHTLIPVALLQLYFWVKEKGGPASRKTMTLGLVVLTALMAGGIFMATVIFWLPNS; translated from the coding sequence ATGAGTATGATTACCCAACCCACGTTGGTGCGTGATCATTCATTAAAGCTACTCAGTGGGTCGGCAAAAGTGTGGTTTTTATTCGCGGTTGCCGGCCAGCTCATATTTGTTTTTCATATTCTCCATTTCTATGGGGGAGCCACCATCAAGGGGGATTTAGCAGTCTGGAATGAGATTCTTTATCACGGGATTATTACGGGTGATACCATGGGCAACGTGGCCCTGGGTATTCATCTCCTGCTGGCGGCGATCATCACTTTGGGAGGCCCCATACAGTTGACACCATGGGTACAAAAGCATATGCGCAGATTTCACCGCAGGAATGGCCGGGTGTATGTGGTCACTGCCATTGTCATCAGCCTATCGGGGCTGTACATGATTTTTGGTAGAGGGGCCGTGGGTGGTCCGGTTATGGGAGCTGGAAATACCCTGAATGCCCTGATGATTATGGTTTGCGCTGTAATGACCATGTATTTTGCGATGATGGGCAAACTGGATGTACACAGACACTGGGCGCTCAGGCTTTATCTGGTGGTCAGTGGGGTGTGGTTCTTCAGGGTGGGGTTTGGCCTTTGGATACTCATTCATCAGGGTGCGCCGGGGCATACCGATACTTTTGATGGGCCATTTGATATTTTTCTGGCTTTTGGTCATACCCTCATTCCCGTGGCGCTGCTACAGTTATACTTTTGGGTGAAAGAAAAGGGCGGACCCGCCAGCCGGAAGACCATGACGCTTGGTCTGGTGGTGCTAACGGCCCTGATGGCCGGAGGCATTTTTATGGCGACTGTGATCTTTTGGCTTCCCAATAGCTAA
- a CDS encoding carboxypeptidase-like regulatory domain-containing protein produces MGNSISGQVLDAETLLPLPFASISVMDSQLGTISNSEGYFVLSSESILGTDTLLFSYMGYETFKRAIQDFEKSPLVYLRSVEINLDAVTVYSRQLTGREIIGQVRENYSKNHPERSEMRRMFYHKFERTPFPEDNQIHVKHSDFVGMDKATIEGLLKMLPDEFTEYQDAVLSFYNYEDKHKLVPVEAISLEEDAMQDLEAIFEKKLGAFFEDIEKSKGNQEIYYKFRTGIFAMKADTNPNEDTGALEPHADSLHYRVPTTQLDGEVSFLLKDYGSLRSDNWEFITKPNRYDYRMEEVTVFNGELVYQIAFTPRERGLFEGTLYVSTQSFAILQLDFAYAPGKTSENIHLLGFGHSMNSKQGRVIFEKGAEGYFVKYIQAKQHETASIARDFTIMKKQKRFLIDKELNEIKLEASLTFEIHSDWELLILDRKPLEANEFETVKQPALVRFRKEYSNAPDLWDNRTVIAPSAELMKYTRKE; encoded by the coding sequence TTGGGAAATTCCATATCTGGCCAGGTACTGGATGCCGAGACGCTCTTGCCGCTCCCATTTGCCAGCATATCGGTGATGGACAGTCAGCTGGGTACCATATCCAACTCAGAAGGGTATTTCGTTCTGAGTAGTGAATCTATTTTGGGTACAGACACGCTTCTTTTTAGCTACATGGGGTATGAGACCTTCAAGAGAGCCATTCAGGATTTCGAGAAGAGTCCATTGGTTTACCTTCGGTCGGTTGAGATCAACCTCGATGCAGTCACCGTTTACTCCAGGCAGTTGACCGGTCGGGAAATCATCGGGCAGGTCCGGGAGAATTATTCAAAGAATCATCCTGAACGGTCAGAGATGCGGCGCATGTTTTACCACAAATTTGAGCGAACGCCCTTCCCAGAAGACAACCAGATTCATGTGAAGCACTCAGACTTTGTGGGAATGGACAAGGCTACCATTGAAGGGTTATTGAAAATGCTCCCCGATGAGTTCACCGAGTATCAGGATGCCGTCCTCTCATTCTATAACTATGAAGACAAGCACAAGCTGGTACCTGTGGAGGCTATTTCTTTGGAGGAGGACGCCATGCAGGACCTTGAGGCCATCTTTGAGAAAAAGCTGGGTGCTTTTTTTGAGGACATTGAAAAGAGTAAAGGCAATCAAGAGATCTATTACAAGTTCCGTACTGGTATTTTTGCCATGAAAGCCGATACCAACCCCAATGAGGACACGGGGGCTTTGGAACCTCACGCAGATTCCTTGCACTACCGCGTACCTACCACTCAGCTCGATGGAGAGGTGTCCTTCCTGCTCAAAGACTATGGTAGTCTCAGGAGTGATAATTGGGAGTTTATCACCAAACCAAACCGCTACGATTACAGGATGGAAGAAGTGACGGTTTTCAATGGGGAATTGGTCTATCAGATAGCGTTTACTCCCCGGGAAAGAGGCTTGTTTGAAGGAACCTTGTACGTCTCTACGCAATCCTTTGCCATCCTCCAGTTGGATTTTGCTTATGCGCCAGGGAAGACGAGTGAAAACATCCATTTGTTGGGGTTTGGCCACTCGATGAATTCAAAGCAGGGACGAGTCATTTTCGAAAAAGGAGCGGAAGGGTATTTTGTGAAATACATCCAAGCAAAGCAGCATGAGACGGCTTCTATAGCGCGTGATTTCACTATTATGAAAAAGCAAAAACGCTTTTTGATTGACAAAGAATTGAATGAAATCAAATTGGAGGCCTCTCTGACTTTTGAGATACATAGCGATTGGGAGCTGCTGATCCTGGACCGGAAACCCCTTGAAGCGAACGAATTTGAGACTGTGAAGCAACCTGCGCTGGTTCGTTTCAGAAAGGAGTATTCCAACGCACCTGACTTGTGGGATAATCGTACCGTGATCGCACCAAGTGCCGAACTGATGAAGTATACGAGGAAGGAGTGA
- a CDS encoding (2Fe-2S)-binding protein, with amino-acid sequence MASFTLKINGSSQSVEVDPDTPVLWVLRDHLRLVGTKYGCGMAQCGACTVLMDGYAVRSCSLPVSAVGDKAVTTIEGLSEKGDHPLQLAWEEKDVPQCGYCQAGQIMNAAALLSQNPNPTDEEIGAAMNGNICRCGTYTRIKAAIKTAAQTN; translated from the coding sequence ATGGCTTCATTCACTCTAAAAATTAATGGCAGTAGTCAATCTGTCGAAGTAGATCCTGATACCCCGGTACTTTGGGTACTGCGGGATCACCTGCGGCTGGTAGGCACCAAATACGGGTGCGGCATGGCCCAGTGCGGCGCGTGTACGGTATTAATGGACGGATATGCGGTAAGATCGTGCTCCCTGCCTGTGAGTGCAGTTGGGGATAAGGCTGTGACCACCATAGAGGGGTTGTCAGAAAAAGGCGATCACCCCCTCCAACTAGCCTGGGAAGAAAAGGATGTGCCGCAGTGCGGCTACTGTCAGGCAGGTCAGATCATGAATGCGGCCGCCCTGCTGAGTCAAAATCCAAATCCTACGGATGAGGAAATCGGTGCAGCCATGAATGGCAACATCTGCCGATGTGGTACCTACACCCGAATCAAAGCAGCCATCAAAACGGCCGCACAAACGAACTGA
- a CDS encoding molybdopterin cofactor-binding domain-containing protein, with product MTLITTQFNRRSFLKVSAAAGGGMVLGFSWLSGCMPKSETALAIPEEWFDINGFIKIGDTGLVTIFSPNPEIGQNVKTSMPMIVAEELDVDWKNVVVEQAKLNTDLYQGQIAGGSQSIRRGWEPLRMAGATARRMLMEAAANEWKVDVNELTTEKGVITHKSSGKSTTYGAVAGAAVSIPVPEEVTLKNTADFKLVGSRVRNVDAKKIITGQPLFGLDYHREGMLIAMIVHPPAFGMKLKSLDDKAARAMPGIRDVFTINTAPQERQWSDTNAFPELIAVVGTSTWEVMKAKKAIVAEWEQETPLENTEDHQDQLARALENTTEADVRRIDGQPDQAFAKAAKVIERTFTAPFLAHNTMEPMNFFADVTENTAELVGPVQTPEYMEKSISSLLGMPLENIDVKMTRMGGGFGRRLYGHFGLEAAVISQKIKSPVKLVYTREDDISQGTYRPAYRMTFKAGLNANNELIAYEVKGVGIDSNPIFANRFPAGTVENYRAVGTAVSSNISTGAWRAPNSNFTAGAEQAFLDEVAEAAGQDPIDFRLKLFERAINAPIGEKNDYEPARYAGVLKLVKEKANWGAEMPGVSRGVAAYFCHNSYVAQVIDLIKVEDQIKIKKVWCAVDCGIVVNLEGALNQIEGGIIDGIGHAMYSELSFVNGAPEQSNFHNYRLIRHTEAPLEIETFFVQNDISPTGLGEPSLPPAIGALANAMYRATKQRYYHQPFSTAAQQERAVEMI from the coding sequence ATGACACTGATTACAACACAATTCAATAGAAGATCCTTTCTGAAAGTATCAGCCGCCGCAGGTGGGGGCATGGTGCTGGGGTTTAGCTGGTTATCCGGATGCATGCCCAAGAGTGAAACTGCCCTGGCCATTCCTGAGGAGTGGTTTGACATCAATGGCTTTATCAAAATTGGCGATACGGGATTGGTGACCATTTTCTCACCCAATCCCGAAATCGGTCAAAACGTAAAAACTTCCATGCCCATGATTGTGGCTGAGGAGCTGGATGTGGACTGGAAAAACGTGGTGGTGGAGCAGGCCAAACTCAACACGGATCTTTATCAGGGCCAGATCGCTGGAGGTAGCCAGTCCATCAGACGAGGCTGGGAACCCTTACGCATGGCAGGAGCCACGGCCAGGAGGATGTTGATGGAGGCTGCTGCCAATGAATGGAAAGTGGATGTGAACGAACTCACCACAGAAAAAGGGGTGATTACCCACAAGAGCAGTGGCAAGTCCACCACCTATGGAGCTGTAGCCGGAGCCGCAGTTTCTATTCCGGTACCCGAAGAAGTGACCCTGAAAAATACCGCAGATTTCAAACTGGTGGGTAGCAGGGTACGCAATGTAGACGCTAAGAAAATCATAACAGGTCAGCCGCTTTTCGGTCTGGACTATCACCGTGAAGGCATGCTCATTGCCATGATTGTGCACCCGCCGGCTTTTGGTATGAAACTGAAGTCTTTAGATGACAAGGCCGCCCGGGCCATGCCAGGGATCAGGGATGTGTTCACCATCAATACTGCCCCTCAGGAGCGCCAGTGGTCGGATACCAATGCTTTTCCGGAACTGATTGCCGTGGTGGGCACCAGCACCTGGGAGGTGATGAAAGCCAAGAAAGCGATTGTGGCTGAGTGGGAGCAGGAGACCCCTCTTGAGAACACCGAAGATCATCAGGATCAGCTCGCACGAGCACTGGAGAACACCACTGAAGCGGATGTCCGGCGCATCGACGGTCAGCCAGATCAGGCCTTTGCAAAGGCGGCTAAGGTGATCGAAAGGACTTTTACGGCGCCTTTCCTGGCGCATAATACCATGGAGCCGATGAACTTCTTCGCGGATGTGACAGAAAACACCGCGGAGCTCGTAGGCCCGGTGCAAACCCCCGAATACATGGAGAAATCCATTTCCAGTTTGCTGGGGATGCCACTGGAGAACATAGACGTGAAAATGACCCGCATGGGTGGTGGCTTTGGTCGCCGGCTCTATGGGCATTTCGGACTGGAGGCTGCCGTCATTTCCCAAAAAATCAAATCACCGGTGAAGCTGGTCTACACCCGGGAAGATGACATTTCACAGGGCACGTACCGTCCGGCCTACCGGATGACGTTCAAAGCCGGGCTAAATGCGAACAATGAGCTGATCGCCTACGAAGTAAAAGGAGTGGGCATTGACAGCAACCCCATTTTTGCCAATCGCTTCCCTGCCGGGACGGTGGAGAATTACCGTGCAGTGGGTACAGCGGTGTCTTCCAATATTTCCACCGGTGCATGGCGGGCACCCAACTCCAATTTCACAGCGGGAGCGGAGCAGGCCTTTCTGGATGAGGTGGCGGAGGCTGCCGGTCAGGACCCGATAGACTTCCGACTGAAGCTATTCGAGCGGGCCATCAATGCACCTATTGGCGAAAAGAATGACTATGAACCAGCACGCTATGCAGGGGTGTTGAAGCTGGTCAAGGAAAAGGCCAATTGGGGAGCGGAGATGCCTGGCGTATCGAGAGGTGTGGCTGCCTATTTTTGTCACAACTCCTATGTGGCTCAGGTCATTGACCTGATCAAAGTAGAGGATCAGATCAAGATCAAAAAGGTATGGTGTGCGGTTGACTGTGGGATCGTGGTAAACCTGGAAGGAGCCCTCAATCAGATCGAAGGAGGAATCATCGACGGAATCGGCCATGCAATGTACAGTGAGTTGAGCTTCGTCAATGGGGCACCGGAGCAGAGCAATTTTCACAACTATCGCCTGATCCGGCACACAGAAGCACCCCTGGAAATCGAGACTTTCTTTGTGCAGAATGACATTAGCCCCACAGGTCTGGGTGAGCCTTCATTGCCACCGGCCATCGGTGCACTGGCCAATGCCATGTATCGTGCGACCAAGCAGCGTTATTACCATCAGCCTTTCAGCACGGCAGCTCAGCAGGAGCGAGCCGTAGAAATGATTTGA
- a CDS encoding XdhC family protein, with translation MKEVKHIIEAYEKIDFSARKVVLATVVRVAGSSYRNPGARMLIMDNGQWVGSISGGCLEGDAMRKARQVMRSQQPVLVTYDTMDDDHNELRIGLGCNGVVDVLLEPVAAPGESHSLDHLRGLLTLSSLGVAALVYHSDDHHIIPGERLLLLNDEGLNADYCSAALTDIIGEDLPSILTSKKSATRSYPVEGGTLEVLFEVVEPSIEVLIFGAGADAQPVVNLAKSLGWRVTISDECIAHLAPVHFPMADQLVSCQRGFVNREITVSPYTAIVLMSHNYDYDLEVLKQIVKSEAPYIGILGPKKRADKLFAALEAANISLTEQDLQRIHSPIGLDIGAETADEIALSILSEVLAKFAGRSGGFLKYHKGPIHKRQGVDDQVFKQVYLHSEHDQQQIG, from the coding sequence ATGAAAGAAGTTAAACACATCATCGAGGCATACGAAAAGATTGATTTTTCTGCTAGGAAAGTGGTTTTGGCTACCGTAGTGCGGGTGGCAGGATCTTCCTATCGCAATCCGGGTGCGAGAATGCTCATCATGGACAATGGCCAGTGGGTTGGAAGTATCAGTGGTGGTTGCCTGGAAGGTGACGCCATGCGCAAGGCCCGGCAGGTGATGCGGAGCCAGCAGCCTGTGCTGGTGACCTATGATACCATGGATGATGACCACAATGAATTGCGAATAGGGCTGGGCTGCAATGGCGTGGTGGATGTGCTGCTGGAGCCGGTAGCAGCCCCGGGTGAGTCGCATTCGCTGGATCACCTTCGGGGGTTACTGACCCTCAGTAGCCTGGGTGTAGCTGCGCTGGTTTATCATTCTGATGATCATCATATTATCCCCGGTGAAAGACTGTTGCTCTTGAATGACGAGGGCCTGAACGCTGACTATTGCTCAGCCGCCCTCACAGACATCATAGGAGAGGATCTGCCATCGATTCTCACCTCCAAAAAATCAGCCACCAGGTCTTACCCGGTGGAAGGAGGCACGTTGGAGGTGCTTTTCGAGGTGGTAGAGCCATCCATCGAGGTACTTATATTTGGTGCTGGTGCAGATGCTCAGCCAGTGGTCAATTTAGCCAAAAGCCTTGGCTGGAGGGTGACCATCAGTGACGAATGCATTGCCCATCTGGCACCGGTACATTTTCCCATGGCCGACCAGCTGGTTTCCTGTCAGCGTGGCTTTGTGAATCGGGAGATTACGGTGAGTCCATACACGGCCATTGTGCTGATGTCGCACAACTATGACTATGACCTGGAAGTACTCAAGCAGATCGTTAAATCTGAAGCGCCTTACATTGGGATACTGGGCCCGAAAAAGCGTGCAGATAAACTCTTTGCAGCCCTGGAAGCTGCCAACATCAGCCTCACTGAGCAAGACCTGCAGAGGATTCACAGCCCGATAGGACTCGACATTGGTGCCGAAACGGCCGATGAAATTGCCCTCTCTATATTATCTGAGGTCCTGGCCAAGTTTGCCGGACGGTCTGGCGGATTTCTAAAGTACCATAAAGGGCCGATCCACAAACGACAGGGCGTGGACGATCAGGTCTTCAAGCAGGTGTATCTCCACTCAGAGCATGACCAACAGCAAATTGGATAA
- a CDS encoding NTP transferase domain-containing protein yields MTNSKLDKPIVGGLLLAAGASSRLGQSKQLVEFDHQPLLRRTLQTLFHSHLNHTMTVLGARAQEHLAVIAHMATDTCINEAWEKGMGHSLKFGMLRLLEAQPALDGVLIAVCDQPFLTTAHIDGLLDQFAHSRHSIVASEYKGIQGVPAIFPQAHFGELMSIGDEAGARKVIAAHADQVILRHLEKGEVDLDTPEDLKHLRRKD; encoded by the coding sequence ATGACCAACAGCAAATTGGATAAGCCGATCGTTGGTGGGTTATTGCTGGCCGCAGGGGCTTCCTCCCGCTTAGGACAGTCAAAGCAGCTGGTGGAGTTTGACCATCAACCCCTGCTCAGACGTACCCTGCAAACCCTTTTCCATTCGCATCTGAACCATACCATGACGGTCTTGGGCGCACGGGCTCAGGAGCACTTGGCGGTCATCGCGCACATGGCTACCGATACTTGCATCAATGAAGCCTGGGAAAAGGGGATGGGCCACTCCCTGAAGTTTGGAATGCTCAGGCTACTGGAAGCGCAGCCTGCGCTGGATGGGGTATTGATAGCGGTCTGTGATCAGCCATTTTTGACCACTGCCCATATCGACGGACTGTTGGATCAGTTTGCACACAGCAGGCATTCCATCGTGGCCTCTGAATACAAGGGCATACAGGGTGTACCGGCCATTTTTCCTCAGGCGCATTTTGGGGAGCTGATGTCCATCGGCGATGAGGCCGGGGCCAGAAAGGTCATTGCGGCCCATGCCGACCAGGTGATCTTACGGCACCTGGAAAAAGGAGAAGTAGACCTGGATACCCCGGAGGATCTGAAGCACCTTCGCCGGAAGGATTAA